A window of Rhododendron vialii isolate Sample 1 chromosome 11a, ASM3025357v1 contains these coding sequences:
- the LOC131308824 gene encoding uncharacterized protein LOC131308824, protein MGLVPCCLIFALLISATGSADASIHVYDRDPFREVGNAYLLSGGSEGIVASSTAAPLPADNAARSSIDDGRSYIRFDNITFWRSKDAADQHREMEHSTGLIQVIIFEAVDRDNIGGSPYGGQRSICCTPDLAKLEGCKQGEVIRIPSATNINWPIVLNVQFNGNYLSTHMDNKVVYISKTGMYNLFFISCDPTLKGLTMSGKTMWKNPDGYLPGRMAPLMKFYVIMALAYVLLSLIWFSQYVRYWKDILQLQHCITAVIALGLFETTLWYFEYAHFNNTGTRPLGITTWVVTVGALRRTLSHLLILCVSMGYGVVRPTLGGLTIKVLLLGVTYFLASELLNITEYVGTINDVAGRARVFLVLPDALLDAFLILWIFTSLSRTLDQLQAKRSSVKLDIYRKFSNALAVTVIASVAWIVFEVYFKATDPFNERWQGAWMINAFWDILAYVLLCVICYLWAPSQSSQRYAYSDEMGDESDDDEAQSLCKGSPKGDISLVKQDRKEKNGESADVSDLEDEMEENKRE, encoded by the exons ATGGGTTTGGTCCCCTGCTGCCTCATTTTCGCTCTCCTGATATCCGCCACTGGATCCGCCGACGCCTCTATCCACGTCTACGACCGAGATCCCTTCCGAGAAGTCGGCAATGCCTACCTTCTCTCCGGCGGCAGCGAAGGCATCGTCGCCTCTAGCACCGCCGCTCCTCTCCCCGCCGACAATGCCGCCCGCTCTTCCATCGACGACGGCCGCTCTTACATCCG ATTTGACAATATCACATTTTGGAGGAGTAAAGATGCGGCTGACCAGCACCGAGAGATGGAACATAGCACCGGCTTGATCCAAGTAATAATATTTGAAGCCGTCGATCGTGATAACATTGGCGGTTCACCTTATGGTGGGCAGAGGTCTATCTGCTGCACTCCCGATCTTGCCAAGCTGGAAGGTTGTAAGCAAGGTGAAGTCATTAGAATACCTTCTGCGACCAATATTAACTGGCCTATCGTCTTAAATGTACAGTTCAATGGAAACTATCTGTCTACACATATGGATAATAAGGTGGTTTACATCAGTAAGACTGGGATGTACAACTTGTTCTTTATATCATGTGATCCCACACTCAAGGGACTGACGATGAGTGGCAAGACTATGTGGAAGAATCCAGATGGATACTTACCTGGTAGAATGGCCCCTTTAATGAAGTTCTATGTGATCATGGCTCTCGCCTACGTATTGCTTAGCCTCATCTGGTTCTCCCAGTATGTGAGATATTGGAAGGACATATTGCAACTTCAGCACTGCATCACTGCTGTTATTGCTCTTGGGTTATTTGAGACGACTCTTTGGTATTTTGAGTATGCGCACTTCAATAACACAGGAACTAGGCCGCTTGGAATTACAACTTGGGTTGTAACAGTTGGAGCCTTAAGGAGAACTCTTTCCCACCTTCTTATACTCTGTGTTTCGATGGGATATGGTGTGGTGCGTCCTACTCTTGGCGGTCTTACCATCAAGGTTCTGCTTCTTGGGGTAACTTATTTCTTGGCATCTGAGTTGCTAAATATTACCGAGTATGTGGGAACCATAAATGACGTAGCAGGAAGAGCGAGGGTCTTTCTAGTGCTTCCTGATGCATTATTGGATGCATTCTTAATATTATGGATTTTCACATCTCTTTCGAGGACACTAGATCAGCTACAG GCAAAAAGGAGTTCTGTCAAGTTGGACATTTATAGAAAGTTCTCAAACGCATTAGCAGTCACAGTGATTGCTTCGGTTGCTTGGATAGTATTTGAG GTCTATTTCAAAGCAACAGATCCATTCAATGAGAGGTGGCAGGGTGCATGGATGATCAATGCTTTCTGGGATATTCTTGCATATGTATTGCTATGTGTTATATGTTATCTCTGGGCCCCATCGCAGAGCTCCCAACG TTATGCCTACTCGGATGAAATGGGAGACGAGTCGGATGACGATGAAGCTCAATCCTTGTGCAAGGGATCTCCAAAAGGTGACATCAGTTTAGTCAAACAGGATAGAAAGGAGAAGAATGGCGAGAGTGCCGACGTTTCCGATCTTGAAGACGAGatggaagagaataagagagaaTGA